The following coding sequences are from one Schizosaccharomyces osmophilus chromosome 1, complete sequence window:
- the cft2 gene encoding mRNA cleavage and polyadenylation specificity factor complex produces MLNYQCLETKSLCGTSHIELDGIHIYIDPGSDDSLEHPPVSEQPDLILLSHSDLSHLGGLVYAYHKYDWKNAHIYATLPVINMGRMTMLDAIKSNLVGDITKEQVNQVFDSIIALRYSQPTSLLGKCNGLTITAYNAGHSLGGTLWSLLKESESILYAVDWNHSKDKHLNGAALYSNGHILEALNRPNTLITDANNALVSTPSRKKRDEALIESVMSSLYKGGTVLLPVDSSSRVLELCCFLDSHWSSTQPPLPFPIFFLSPTSTKTIDYARSMIEWMGDNIVRDFGIDESLLEFRNIHTITDYSQLSSIAPGPKVILSTSLTLECGFSQQILLNFMSQNSNDLILFTQKSRCQSSLAKQFIRYWEQACKKLMDIPPPVGLYAEHNIKVKRMEALAGEELKQYQEQQLQKISRTAEDSALELRNKTILDEDLSSSSDEEDDEMGLTPEAPGAALGSALFLSGKSFDLNLRDQSVQNLQTKYKMFPYVEKRRRIDEFGEVVKQEDFVIINEPMNNFEAEASPSDSTAIDPTGKRKWSEINDGIHGQNEDELQEEIPSKIVAEDLMIRISCQVQFIDIEGLHDGRSLKTIIPQVNPRKLVLIHATDEEREDMKRTCSALSAFTKDVYLPKYGEDINVSIDVNAFSLKLSDDLIRNLIWTKVGNCEVSHMLAKIEKPSESEIQDSEANEEDAKRNDAEKEADHLPVLNPVTLRSDLARAPRAAPLLVGNTKLAELRKALLDQGISAELKGEGVLLCGGVVAVRKLSGGKISIEGGLSNQFFEVRKMVYKMLAIV; encoded by the exons ATGCTCAACTACCAATGCttagaaacaaaatctCTCTGTGGAACATCTCATATTGAATTGGATGGAATTCACATTTATATTGACCCAGGAAGTGATGATAGTTTGGAGCACCCTCCTGTATCTGAACAGCCggatttgattttgttgTCTCATTCAGATTTATCTCATTTAGGAGGATTAGTATACGCATATCATAAATATGACTGGAAAAATGCTCATATATATGCAACTTTGCCTGTTATAAATATGGGTCGAATGACCATGTTGGATGCTATCAAAAGTAATCTCGTCGGCGATAttacaaaagaacaagTCAATCAAGTTTTTGACAGTATTATTGCTTTGCGTTATTCACAGCCAACTTCTTTGTTAG GAAAATGTAATGGCCTAACAATCACTGCTTATAACGCAGGGCATTCTTTGGGTGGTACTTTATGGAGCCTTTTAAAAGAGTCGGAGAGTATTCTCTATGCTGTTGATTGGAATCATTCAAAGGATAAGCATCTAAACGGTGCTGCTTTATACTCGAATGGGCACATTTTGGAAGCTTTAAATCGTCCCAACACGTTGATCACAGATGCAAATAATGCTTTGGTTTCCACCCCTTCGCGCAAAAAGCGGGATGAAGCATTAATCGAATCTGTGATGTCTTCCCTTTATAAAGGCGGTACAGTTCTACTCCCCGtagattcttcttctcgAGTTTTGGAATTATGTTGCTTTTTGGATAGCCATTGGTCTTCAACACAGCCTCCTTTACCCTTTcccatcttctttttgtctcCTACCTCTACTAAAACTATAGATTATGCAAGGAGTATGATTGAATGGATGGGAGATAACATTGTTCGTGATTTTGGTATAGATGAGAGCCTTCTGGAATTTCGCAACATACATACAATTACGGATTATTCTCAACTATCCAGCATTGCACCTGGTCCCAAAGTGATCCTTTCTACTTCCTTAACATTGGAATGTGGATTTTCTCAGCAAATCTTACTTAATTTTATGTCTCAAAACTCGAACgatttaattttgtttacccAAAAGTCAAGATGCCAATCTTCTCTAGCTAAACAATTTATACGCTATTGGGAACAGGCATGCAAAAAATTAATGGATATTCCTCCCCCAGTCGGATTATACGCAGAACATAATATCAAGGTAAAACGCATGGAAGCTTTAGCGGGCGAGGAGCTGAAGCAATACCAAGAACAACAGCTACAGAAAATAAGTCGGACCGCTGAAGATAGTGCTTTGGAACTCCgaaataaaacaatattGGATGAAGATTTGTCTTCCTCttctgatgaagaagacgatGAAATGGGATTGACTCCTGAAGCTCCTGGGGCTGCCCTTGGATCAGCTTTATTCTTATCTGGGAAGTCTTTTGATTTAAACCTTCGTGACCAGTCTGTACAGAATTTGCAAACTAAGTATAAAATGTTCCCTTATGTTGAGAAAAGACGAAGGATTGATGAATTTGGCGAAGTGGTTAAGCAAGAAGATTTTGTGATCATCAACGAACCGATGAATAACTTCGAAGCAGAAGCTTCACCATCTGATAGTACCGCTATAGATCCTAcaggaaaaaggaaatggtCAGAAATAAATGATGGAATTCATGGACAAAATGAGGACGAAttacaagaagaaattccCTCAAAGATTGTGGCCGAAGATTTAATGATAAGGATATCATGTCAAGTACAATTCATTGATATTGAAGGATTGCACGACGGCCGttctttaaaaacaattataCCCCAAGTAAATCCTCGGAAACTAGTGCTTATTCATGCTACAGATGAAGAAAGGGAAGACATGAAACGTACATGTAGTGCTCTTAGTGCGTTTACTAAGGACGTTTACCTTCCGAAGTACGGAGAGGACATCAATGTTAGTATAGACGTCAACGCCTTTAGTCTCAAGCTTTCAGATGACTTGATTCGAAATCTGATTTGGACAAAGGTAGGAAACTGTGAGGTTTCACATATGCTGGCAAAAATTGAGAAGCCTTCGGAATCAGAAATCCAAGATTCAGAAGCAAACGAAGAGGATGCGAAACGGAACGATGCCGAAAAGGAGGCAGATCATCTTCCTGTTCTTAACCCTGTGACATTGCGGTCAGATTTGGCTAGAGCGCCACGTGCTGCTCCTCTCCTAGTAGGAAACACCAAACTAGCTGAACTCCGCAAAGCACTTCTAGATCAAGGAATATCCGCTGAGCTTAAGGGTGAAGGTGTTTTATTATGTGGTGGAGTCGTTGCTGTAAGAAAACTTAGCGGCGGTAAAATCTCTATTGAAGGAGGTTTAAGTaatcaattttttgaagttaGAAAGATGGTATACAAAATGTTGGCTATCGTTTAA
- the ngl1 gene encoding peptide N-glycanase Ngl1, translated as MNFQAITERFKNMMQQKTTRPSTASQPPESFAFYHQIRQLSQEPWTYEDPELQDVAMSILPLEKLFEDATKREKDGNGSWGYQDYLIQSLLSWFKQEFFSWVNSPKCESCQSDTHLIGACRPNTEESFQGCNNVEVYQCNGCSRQQRFPRYNKVRPLLFSRTGRCGEWACCFTFLCRALGSRARWVWNAEDHVWTEVYSFKQNRWVHVDSCEESFDQPLIYEQGWGKKMSYCIGFSIDSVRDVSSRYIRDPENGNPRNRCPEIVIEHTIKSLNEEFRSALSEYDRSKLLDEDRREKEELISYRTREDLSSSALPARQTGSEDWKRERGEGGN; from the exons atgaattttcaaGCGATTACTGAACGATTTAAGAATATGATGCAGCAGAAAACTACACGTCCCTCTACTGCATCCCAGCCTCCAGAAAGCTTTGCATTCTATCATCAGATCAGGCAATTGTCCCAAGAGCCATGGACGTACGAAGATCCGGAATTGCAAGATGTGGCTATGTCTATCCTGCCTTTAGAAAAACTATTTGAAGATGCTacgaaaagagaaaaggatGGCAATGGATCATGGGGTTACCAAGATTATCTCATTCAATCCCTTCTTTCTTGGTTCAAacaagaatttttttcttgggtTAATTCTCCGAAGTGTGAAAGTTGTCAG TCTGATACACATTTAATAGGTGCTTGTAGACCAAACACAGAGGAAAGTTTCCAAGGTTGTAATAACGTTGAAGTATATCAATGTAATGGTTGTTCTCGTCAGCAGAGATTTCCTCGGTACAACAAAGTTCGTCCTctacttttttcaagaacAGGAAGATGTGGAGAATGGGCCTGC TGCTTCACGTTTTTATGTCGTGCGCTTGGTTCCAGAGCTCGCTGGGTTTGGAATGCGGAAGATCATGTTTGGACTGAAGTCTATAGTTTCAAGCAAAACAGATGGGTACATGTGGATTCTTGCGAAGAATCATTTGATCAGCCATTAATTTATGAGCAAG GATGGGGGAAAAAGATGTCATACTGCATTGGATTTTCAA TCGACAGTGTTCGTGATGTCTCTAGTCGTTACATTCGCGATCCAGAGAATGGTAACCCTAGAAATCGTTGTCCAGAAATTGTAATTGAGCATACTATAAAGTCATTAAACGAGGAATTCCGTTCTGCTTTAAGTGAATATGACCGATCCAAACTTTTAGATGAAGACCggagagaaaaagaagagttgATCAGTTACAGAACGCGGGAAGATCTTTCTTCCTCTGCTTTACCAGCTCGTCAAACTGGTAGCGAGGATTGGAAACGTGAAAGAGGAGAGGGCGGTAACTAA